One Natrinema halophilum genomic window carries:
- the cyoE gene encoding heme o synthase yields MNTELTRRRFSDLLAATTIAAYVLVALGTAVSTTGSAASCTTWPGCGTDSTIGPFSGELLLFWGHRVAALVTGLLVTAAALAGWQIDLDRRVGVLIGCAVVLFPVQVALGAALVVGGSSTVTGLHLVLAMVIFACLLVALVLTLEDGARDDSRQVDSIEPASPVSEAVEPVETGSERSVVEPQRPRGLVARVRQTAGAYLTLTKPRLMWLLCLVAVAGMGLATLTGASLEPSTAVATLVGGVLAIGASGTFNHVYERDRDRRMNRTADRPLVHDLVPARNALAFGVGLTVASGAVLVTWVNGLAAALTLVAIAYYAALYTIVLKPNTTWNTVLGGGAGALPAVIGWVAVTGSVGAPAIGLAAVIFLWTPAHFYSLAIAYREDYARGGFPMFPVVEGVLAARRHVAFYLGATLLSASVLGWLAGLGWVYAVTSITLGAVFLRSVIRQYRRPTDDVALRSFYVSNYYLGAILVAIILETLVVAG; encoded by the coding sequence ATGAATACCGAACTCACCCGACGGCGATTTTCGGATTTGCTCGCCGCGACGACGATCGCGGCCTACGTACTCGTCGCGCTCGGAACCGCCGTCTCGACGACCGGCAGCGCTGCGTCCTGTACGACCTGGCCCGGCTGTGGGACCGATTCGACGATCGGCCCGTTTTCCGGCGAACTTCTCCTCTTCTGGGGCCACCGCGTTGCGGCACTCGTCACCGGCCTCCTCGTTACCGCCGCCGCGCTCGCCGGCTGGCAGATCGACCTCGATCGCCGCGTCGGTGTCCTCATCGGCTGCGCAGTCGTTCTCTTTCCGGTCCAGGTCGCTCTCGGCGCCGCGCTCGTCGTTGGCGGCTCCTCGACCGTTACTGGACTCCACCTCGTCCTCGCGATGGTCATCTTCGCCTGCCTCCTCGTCGCGCTCGTTCTGACGCTCGAAGACGGCGCTCGGGACGATTCGAGACAGGTCGATTCCATCGAACCGGCGAGTCCCGTTTCGGAAGCGGTCGAACCCGTCGAGACGGGCAGTGAGAGATCCGTGGTCGAACCGCAACGCCCACGCGGCCTGGTCGCTCGTGTCCGGCAGACGGCCGGCGCGTACCTGACGCTTACCAAACCGAGACTGATGTGGCTGCTCTGTCTCGTCGCGGTCGCGGGGATGGGATTGGCAACGCTCACCGGAGCCTCACTCGAGCCGTCGACTGCGGTCGCGACGCTCGTCGGGGGCGTCCTCGCAATCGGCGCGAGCGGAACGTTCAATCACGTGTACGAGCGGGATCGCGACCGGCGAATGAATCGGACGGCGGACAGGCCGCTGGTCCATGACCTCGTGCCGGCTCGGAACGCGCTTGCGTTCGGCGTCGGACTCACCGTCGCGTCCGGGGCAGTCCTCGTTACGTGGGTAAACGGTCTTGCAGCGGCGCTTACGCTCGTCGCGATCGCCTACTACGCCGCCCTCTATACGATCGTGTTGAAACCCAACACGACCTGGAATACGGTTCTCGGTGGGGGTGCGGGAGCGCTACCCGCAGTTATCGGGTGGGTGGCCGTTACCGGAAGCGTCGGGGCACCCGCCATCGGTCTCGCCGCAGTGATTTTCCTGTGGACGCCGGCGCACTTCTACAGCCTCGCGATCGCGTACCGGGAGGACTACGCGCGTGGTGGATTCCCGATGTTTCCTGTCGTCGAAGGCGTCCTTGCTGCCCGTCGACACGTCGCGTTCTATCTGGGGGCGACGCTGCTGTCCGCGAGCGTCCTCGGCTGGCTGGCCGGTCTCGGATGGGTCTATGCGGTCACCTCGATCACGCTCGGCGCCGTCTTCCTCCGATCGGTGATCCGTCAGTACCGCCGACCGACCGACGACGTCGCCCTGCGGTCGTTTTACGTGTCGAATTACTACCTCGGCGCGATACTGGTCGCGATCATCCTCGAGACGCTCGTCGTCGCCGGATAG
- a CDS encoding 4Fe-4S ferredoxin N-terminal domain-containing protein: MSTDDESFHPLGNEWEDELESMLDDTEYDSKLGMEMAEDAMRVTKGELSEAEFHERYHEDVMDEFGEDQRPTAEAYEAAQEEAKGTFSKMLDAFDGDGDETRRETMKKMGVGAAAVGMGAFGGKAGDLKESVAGEGGHGGTETKEKSDTQWGMTIDLERCDGCLSCMTACTEENALDMGVNWMYVMAWEDENNHSPEGGEGLGKSGSYSDFNMGSEFNMLVRPCQHCTDAPCEKVCPTTARHTRDKDGLVLTDYDVCIGCRYCQVACPYGVNYFQWDEPDTDYSEIEGGEDMTLAEYDHGQNERWVDARAPRGAMSKCVMCPSRQDGAMGEEKIGTTACEDACPPDAIQFGNVKDEKSDPYQHREHPSKSRVVVHLTNNTSTLESGRSAPSADQINETLSQGDDLETAIQKIDDLNENSTFDENVLAVMKAVEIVSEGKKPGDEENNSILAAEQDVIASVEAFQQYVDLDSEEARDELQLGDGSKEQAQFRLKQYAGDPSSFQLLEDVGTNPNVTYLGQQPGPEAKQVSGPTKYEDVGLLDKRQEYLDDETVGKVDGVSL; encoded by the coding sequence ATGAGCACGGACGACGAATCATTCCATCCGCTCGGCAACGAGTGGGAAGACGAACTCGAGTCGATGCTCGACGATACCGAGTACGACAGCAAGCTCGGTATGGAGATGGCCGAAGACGCGATGCGGGTCACCAAAGGCGAACTCTCCGAGGCCGAATTCCACGAACGGTATCACGAGGACGTGATGGACGAGTTCGGCGAGGACCAGCGCCCGACCGCGGAGGCGTACGAAGCCGCCCAGGAGGAGGCGAAGGGCACGTTCTCGAAGATGCTCGACGCGTTCGACGGTGACGGCGACGAGACCCGCCGCGAGACGATGAAGAAGATGGGAGTCGGCGCAGCGGCCGTCGGTATGGGTGCGTTCGGTGGCAAAGCTGGCGACCTCAAAGAAAGCGTCGCCGGCGAAGGCGGCCACGGCGGGACGGAGACCAAAGAGAAAAGCGACACGCAGTGGGGAATGACGATCGACCTCGAGCGCTGTGACGGTTGTCTCTCCTGTATGACGGCCTGTACGGAGGAGAACGCACTCGATATGGGTGTCAACTGGATGTACGTCATGGCGTGGGAAGACGAAAACAATCACTCTCCAGAAGGCGGGGAAGGTCTTGGAAAATCCGGCTCGTACTCCGACTTCAACATGGGAAGCGAGTTCAACATGCTCGTCCGACCGTGCCAGCACTGCACGGACGCCCCCTGTGAAAAAGTGTGCCCGACGACGGCCCGTCACACCCGCGACAAGGACGGCCTGGTGCTAACCGACTACGACGTCTGTATCGGCTGTCGGTACTGTCAGGTCGCCTGTCCGTACGGCGTCAACTACTTCCAGTGGGACGAGCCCGACACGGACTACAGCGAAATCGAGGGCGGGGAAGACATGACCCTGGCCGAATACGACCACGGCCAAAATGAGCGGTGGGTCGACGCTCGAGCCCCCCGCGGCGCGATGAGCAAGTGCGTCATGTGCCCGTCCCGACAGGACGGAGCCATGGGCGAGGAGAAAATCGGAACGACCGCGTGCGAGGACGCATGTCCGCCGGACGCTATCCAGTTCGGCAACGTCAAAGACGAGAAAAGCGATCCGTACCAGCACCGCGAGCACCCGAGCAAGAGTCGCGTGGTCGTTCACCTGACGAACAATACGAGCACGCTCGAAAGCGGTCGATCCGCCCCGTCGGCCGACCAGATCAACGAGACGCTCAGCCAGGGCGATGACCTCGAGACCGCGATCCAGAAGATCGACGATCTCAACGAGAACTCGACGTTCGACGAAAACGTGCTTGCGGTCATGAAAGCGGTCGAAATCGTCAGCGAGGGCAAAAAGCCGGGCGACGAGGAGAACAACAGCATTCTGGCTGCCGAACAAGACGTGATCGCCTCCGTCGAGGCGTTCCAGCAGTACGTCGATCTCGATAGCGAGGAGGCCCGCGACGAACTGCAACTCGGCGACGGAAGCAAAGAACAGGCGCAGTTCCGACTGAAACAGTACGCGGGCGATCCGAGTTCGTTCCAGTTGCTCGAGGACGTTGGGACGAACCCGAACGTCACGTACCTCGGCCAACAGCCCGGACCGGAAGCAAAACAGGTCTCCGGTCCGACGAAGTACGAGGATGTCGGTCTCCTCGACAAGCGACAGGAGTACCTCGACGACGAAACCGTCGGCAAGGTTGACGGGGTGTCGCTATGA
- a CDS encoding DUF2249 domain-containing protein encodes MESRSPERTLDVRDIDGPPFDDIVTALGALERGQRLRLIAPFEPKPLYEELADRGFAYESEHGEGGVWHVRIEHE; translated from the coding sequence ATGGAATCCAGATCACCAGAACGAACGCTCGACGTCCGCGACATAGACGGTCCACCGTTCGACGATATCGTGACCGCACTCGGAGCACTCGAGAGGGGCCAGCGACTGCGGTTGATAGCCCCCTTCGAACCGAAACCGCTCTACGAGGAGCTCGCCGACCGTGGATTCGCGTACGAGAGCGAGCACGGCGAGGGCGGCGTCTGGCACGTTCGTATCGAACATGAGTAG
- the nirK gene encoding copper-containing nitrite reductase translates to MTQNTTHRRRFLQAMGAAGAVAVAGCLGGDESGTEANGDQNDGGGEEDGLAAAKSVDVDQIARDPTDIPAPVDWTQPRTHDVTIRTEKVTAEIEPGVTFDYMTFEGQVPGPMLRVRRGDTVNLTFDVPEELNAAMHNMDFHAVYGPGGGADATTIAPDDDPTQIQFRAEYPGVFIYHCAIPNMDMHISSGMFGSILVEPEDGLPEVDNEFYLGQHEIYTTGEVGEDGHHGFDYEAMKREQPTYVVFNGQAYGFTEDAAGPMQANTGETARVYFANGGPNLLSSLHPIGNVWSDLYRDGDLLSDPANNVETTPVAPGTTTAGVMELPVPGPVKIVDHALSRVVHRGALGVVDVQGEPNPEVFDPDP, encoded by the coding sequence ATGACTCAGAATACGACTCACCGACGGCGGTTTTTGCAGGCGATGGGTGCAGCCGGTGCGGTCGCGGTGGCCGGCTGTCTCGGCGGTGACGAATCGGGCACCGAGGCAAATGGTGATCAGAACGACGGTGGCGGTGAAGAAGATGGGCTGGCTGCGGCGAAGTCGGTCGACGTCGACCAGATCGCACGCGATCCGACCGACATCCCGGCACCGGTCGACTGGACCCAGCCCCGCACGCACGACGTTACGATTCGGACCGAGAAGGTGACCGCCGAGATCGAACCCGGCGTCACCTTCGACTACATGACCTTCGAGGGGCAGGTTCCGGGGCCGATGCTCCGGGTCCGTCGGGGTGACACGGTCAACCTCACCTTCGACGTCCCCGAGGAGTTGAACGCGGCGATGCACAACATGGACTTCCACGCGGTCTACGGGCCGGGTGGCGGTGCCGACGCGACGACGATCGCCCCCGACGACGATCCGACCCAGATCCAGTTCCGCGCGGAGTACCCCGGCGTGTTCATCTACCACTGTGCGATCCCGAACATGGACATGCACATCAGTAGCGGGATGTTCGGCTCGATCCTGGTCGAGCCCGAAGACGGCCTCCCCGAGGTCGACAACGAGTTCTACCTCGGCCAGCACGAAATCTACACCACCGGCGAGGTCGGCGAAGACGGCCACCACGGCTTCGACTACGAGGCGATGAAACGCGAACAGCCGACCTACGTCGTCTTCAACGGCCAGGCCTACGGCTTTACGGAAGACGCGGCCGGACCCATGCAGGCCAACACGGGCGAAACTGCCCGGGTCTACTTCGCCAACGGCGGCCCGAACCTGCTGAGTTCGCTCCACCCCATCGGCAACGTCTGGAGCGACCTCTACCGCGACGGTGACCTGCTGTCCGACCCCGCGAACAACGTCGAAACGACGCCCGTCGCGCCCGGGACCACCACCGCCGGCGTGATGGAACTCCCCGTCCCCGGCCCGGTCAAAATCGTCGACCACGCGCTCTCGCGGGTCGTCCACCGCGGGGCACTCGGCGTCGTCGACGTGCAGGGCGAACCTAACCCCGAAGTCTTCGACCCCGATCCGTGA
- a CDS encoding DUF2249 domain-containing protein, with translation MTRLDVRDIPPVNRHPTIHDEFDALEPGETLTIVNDHEPKPLFYEFQAEVERFDADGYEVEQIAPDEFVARFPKREA, from the coding sequence ATGACGCGACTCGACGTCAGAGACATTCCGCCGGTGAACCGACACCCGACCATTCACGACGAGTTCGACGCCCTCGAGCCGGGCGAGACGCTGACGATCGTCAACGATCACGAGCCAAAGCCCCTGTTCTACGAATTTCAGGCCGAAGTCGAGCGGTTCGACGCCGACGGCTACGAGGTCGAGCAGATCGCCCCCGACGAGTTCGTCGCTCGATTCCCGAAACGGGAGGCCTGA
- a CDS encoding DUF2249 domain-containing protein, whose translation MSSTASIVDHTSAPSDQPRETIDVRSLGPPQPLARTLETLAELPAETVLVQRNDRVPQFLFPKLDDRGYAYETVERDEEVVTVIWRG comes from the coding sequence ATGTCCTCGACAGCTTCCATCGTCGACCACACGAGCGCCCCGTCCGATCAGCCCCGGGAAACGATCGACGTTCGTTCGCTCGGTCCGCCACAGCCGCTCGCACGAACGCTCGAAACGCTCGCCGAACTTCCGGCGGAGACGGTACTGGTCCAGCGAAACGATCGCGTCCCCCAGTTTCTGTTTCCCAAACTGGACGATCGTGGCTACGCTTACGAGACCGTCGAGCGCGACGAAGAGGTCGTGACGGTCATTTGGCGTGGATAA
- a CDS encoding cytochrome C oxidase subunit II, with the protein MTSPIKPPDGNWWNQPVNRRESIWLGLGAAWSLVLFGWMSTWTRIGDQNPIGETLRVDSDEYQQKMSEYKEAATETEDGLVPPGTDVYLNAMRFMWDGAPVVLETGTEYDIHLSSLDVQHGFSLRPEDALSKQINLQVLPGYEWVVPMSFDEPGTYHIICNEFCGQGHRTMHGTIIVEE; encoded by the coding sequence ATGACGTCACCGATCAAACCCCCCGACGGAAACTGGTGGAATCAGCCCGTCAACAGGCGCGAATCGATCTGGCTCGGCCTGGGTGCCGCCTGGTCGCTCGTTCTGTTCGGTTGGATGAGCACCTGGACGCGCATCGGGGATCAGAACCCGATCGGGGAGACGCTTCGCGTCGACTCCGACGAGTACCAGCAGAAGATGAGCGAGTACAAGGAGGCGGCGACCGAGACCGAAGACGGACTCGTTCCACCGGGAACGGACGTCTACCTCAACGCGATGCGCTTTATGTGGGACGGCGCGCCGGTCGTCCTCGAGACCGGAACGGAGTACGACATCCATCTCAGTTCCCTCGACGTCCAACACGGCTTCTCGCTGCGGCCGGAGGACGCGCTCAGCAAACAGATCAATCTACAGGTACTGCCGGGCTACGAGTGGGTCGTCCCGATGTCGTTCGACGAGCCCGGGACCTACCACATCATCTGTAACGAGTTCTGCGGGCAGGGTCACCGGACCATGCACGGGACGATCATCGTGGAGGAGTGA
- a CDS encoding cytochrome c oxidase subunit I, with the protein MAHRLDVLGLFDNEYRDDGFRTCSVTGLEVHRSAENHVKLFGLTAVVALLYGGILAITVAMTRWEVVGLLGPEAFYKHLSLHAWNLLIFWMVFMEIAILYVGGPMVLGRRLPFTAIAKTGWLVMAVGAVLVNYSIWTTEPPNVAPLLTAYVPLPIDPLFYAGAIVFILGTVVAALPFFVTMWQEKQDQPEQTLPLVSFAAFVTAIIAVEALVGGLVAFTPALLWRLEIIEWWDAAWYRQMYWIIGHGTQQINLVAMIAVWYFLTHVVAGAEVVSEKVSRTAFILYLFFINLGAAHHLLSDPAVSTGWRIWNTSYAFYGATFASLIHAFAIPAGIEAGRRKRGKGGGLFGWLTSAPWSNPVFSSTIFSIILFGFLGGTTGVMMGQLQLNMTWHNTFATVGHFHATVVLGTTVAFMGLVFFVIRTMFMRQYISERLATLQPFFYSAAMGVAVLMMMYVGILYGVPRRTAEVVETIPGTEFSLSAASPLFAIFGIFALLAIAGGILFILLAVGSLLFGDRIESSDNNADLVADGGGSERSSTSSASEPRDSLAMATDPDDPVHAYEMRGTFVICLVFLAAFVITYLLNWYLLTQLWSIGA; encoded by the coding sequence ATGGCACACAGATTAGACGTTCTCGGTCTATTCGACAACGAGTATCGCGACGACGGGTTCCGGACCTGCTCCGTGACGGGGCTCGAGGTCCACCGGTCCGCCGAAAACCACGTCAAGCTGTTCGGGCTCACGGCGGTCGTTGCCCTGCTGTACGGTGGCATCCTCGCCATTACCGTCGCGATGACCCGCTGGGAGGTGGTCGGACTGCTCGGGCCCGAGGCGTTCTACAAGCACCTCAGCCTGCACGCCTGGAACCTGTTGATATTCTGGATGGTATTCATGGAGATCGCAATTCTCTACGTGGGCGGACCGATGGTGCTCGGCCGCCGCTTACCGTTTACGGCTATCGCGAAGACCGGCTGGCTCGTCATGGCCGTCGGCGCGGTGCTCGTCAACTACTCCATCTGGACCACCGAACCGCCGAACGTGGCGCCGCTGCTGACTGCCTACGTCCCCCTGCCCATCGATCCGCTGTTTTACGCGGGCGCGATCGTATTCATCCTCGGAACCGTCGTCGCGGCGCTGCCGTTCTTCGTGACGATGTGGCAGGAAAAGCAGGATCAGCCGGAGCAGACGCTCCCGCTGGTCAGCTTCGCTGCGTTCGTCACGGCGATCATCGCCGTCGAAGCACTGGTCGGCGGCCTCGTGGCGTTCACGCCGGCTTTGCTGTGGCGGCTCGAGATCATCGAGTGGTGGGACGCGGCGTGGTACCGCCAGATGTACTGGATCATCGGCCACGGCACCCAGCAGATCAACCTCGTCGCGATGATCGCGGTCTGGTACTTCCTGACCCACGTCGTCGCGGGTGCGGAAGTCGTCAGCGAGAAGGTCTCACGGACGGCGTTCATCCTCTATCTGTTCTTCATCAATCTCGGGGCTGCCCACCACCTGCTCTCCGATCCTGCGGTCTCGACCGGGTGGCGAATCTGGAATACGTCCTACGCGTTCTATGGCGCGACGTTCGCGAGCCTCATCCACGCGTTCGCCATTCCGGCGGGGATCGAGGCCGGCCGCCGCAAACGCGGCAAGGGCGGCGGCCTGTTCGGCTGGCTCACGTCGGCTCCGTGGTCAAACCCGGTGTTCTCGTCGACGATCTTCTCGATCATCCTCTTTGGCTTCCTCGGTGGAACGACCGGCGTCATGATGGGCCAACTGCAACTCAACATGACCTGGCACAACACGTTCGCGACGGTGGGACACTTCCACGCGACGGTCGTCCTCGGGACCACGGTCGCGTTCATGGGCCTGGTCTTCTTCGTGATCCGGACAATGTTCATGCGCCAGTATATCTCCGAGCGACTCGCGACGCTCCAGCCGTTCTTCTACTCGGCTGCGATGGGCGTCGCCGTTCTGATGATGATGTACGTCGGTATCCTCTACGGTGTGCCCCGCCGGACGGCCGAAGTCGTCGAGACCATTCCCGGCACCGAATTCAGCCTCTCGGCCGCGTCGCCGCTGTTCGCCATCTTCGGGATCTTCGCCCTGCTCGCCATCGCGGGTGGCATTCTCTTCATCCTCCTTGCGGTCGGCTCGCTGCTCTTCGGCGATCGCATCGAGAGCAGCGACAACAACGCCGATCTCGTCGCTGACGGAGGGGGCTCGGAACGCAGTTCCACAAGTAGCGCGTCTGAGCCGCGAGACAGTCTGGCGATGGCCACGGATCCCGACGATCCCGTCCACGCCTACGAGATGCGCGGCACGTTCGTCATCTGTCTGGTCTTTCTCGCCGCGTTCGTGATCACCTACCTGTTGAACTGGTACCTGCTAACCCAGCTCTGGTCGATCGGCGCCTGA
- the nrfD gene encoding NrfD/PsrC family molybdoenzyme membrane anchor subunit produces MSTKTPSEEDILRPIGTFSKKFIAVYGIAALGLVAFLVAWAYQLQKGLIVTGLGDWGSGGGSTWGLYIGAFIWWVGVAHGGIILSAAVRLLGMDRYMPVARLAEMTTIGGLSAAGFYILVHMGRPDRMVTSVIGHYHITVNNSPLVWDVTVITAYFVLSATYLGLTLRYDVNRLRDDLPDKFEPIYKILTIGYTEKEDAVIDRMVWWLAAAVIIMAPLLLHGGVIPWLFALLPAMPGWTGAIQGPTFLSIALMSAISGITIIAYAFRRAYDWDHIITDDIFRGLLLWLGFFTLLFLWFQLQQVINGVFLGPTNQSVAVEAKIAHPVYRVAMAMIFGTLVYIFLQGIRPALFSKKRALIASAIILCGTLTEKILFVVEGFLHPTFDIYAATPGTYFPSAIEWLSLVGTTALVALLFLNLAKLVPVVELHAIEHLRGDHEHGTEPTEPEVEA; encoded by the coding sequence ATGAGCACGAAGACGCCGTCCGAGGAGGACATCCTGCGTCCCATCGGCACGTTCTCGAAAAAATTCATAGCGGTGTACGGCATCGCGGCCCTGGGTCTCGTGGCCTTTCTCGTCGCGTGGGCCTACCAGCTCCAGAAGGGGCTGATCGTCACCGGGCTCGGTGACTGGGGCTCCGGTGGCGGCTCTACGTGGGGTCTGTACATCGGCGCGTTCATCTGGTGGGTCGGCGTTGCTCACGGCGGCATCATCCTTTCAGCCGCAGTCCGACTACTGGGCATGGACCGGTATATGCCAGTCGCTCGGCTCGCGGAGATGACGACGATCGGCGGCCTCTCAGCCGCCGGTTTCTACATTCTGGTCCACATGGGTCGGCCGGACCGGATGGTGACGAGCGTCATCGGCCACTACCACATTACGGTCAACAACTCGCCGCTCGTGTGGGACGTGACCGTCATCACGGCCTACTTCGTGCTGTCGGCGACGTACCTCGGCCTGACTCTTCGCTACGACGTCAATCGGTTGCGAGACGATCTTCCGGACAAGTTCGAACCGATCTACAAGATACTGACCATCGGTTACACGGAGAAAGAAGACGCGGTCATCGATCGGATGGTCTGGTGGCTCGCCGCCGCAGTCATTATCATGGCCCCGCTCTTGCTCCACGGCGGTGTGATCCCGTGGCTGTTTGCACTCCTTCCGGCGATGCCCGGTTGGACCGGCGCGATCCAGGGACCGACGTTCCTCAGTATCGCACTGATGTCGGCGATCAGTGGCATAACGATCATCGCCTACGCGTTCCGCCGAGCCTACGACTGGGACCACATCATCACCGACGACATCTTCCGAGGACTGCTCCTGTGGCTCGGGTTCTTCACCCTCTTGTTCCTCTGGTTCCAGCTTCAGCAGGTTATCAACGGCGTCTTCCTCGGTCCGACCAACCAATCGGTCGCGGTCGAGGCGAAGATCGCCCATCCGGTCTACCGAGTCGCGATGGCGATGATCTTCGGCACGCTCGTCTACATCTTCTTGCAGGGAATCCGACCGGCCCTGTTCAGTAAAAAGCGAGCGCTCATCGCGAGCGCTATTATTCTCTGTGGGACGCTCACCGAGAAAATTCTCTTCGTCGTCGAGGGGTTCTTGCACCCCACGTTCGACATCTACGCGGCGACGCCCGGGACCTACTTCCCGAGCGCGATCGAGTGGCTCTCCCTCGTCGGGACGACAGCGCTGGTGGCACTTTTATTCCTCAACCTCGCGAAGCTAGTTCCCGTGGTCGAACTCCACGCCATCGAACACCTGCGTGGTGACCACGAACACGGCACCGAACCGACCGAACCCGAGGTGGAAGCATGA
- a CDS encoding helix-turn-helix domain-containing protein, whose amino-acid sequence MAQATLTLTMPEAVWIQQISTDYPESTFRVLAAVPGSDTGFALVRIAGPTVPNVVEDMDDHPQITELSLAQWSDNEATVHFETTAPLLMFSSRESGMPIELPVEIQDGEATIEVTGSRKRLSELADQLEQFGLTYQIDHVRERLHESQLLSERQLEVIAAAVDAGYYDTPRCCSLTELAGNLDIAKSTCSETLHRAEEAVIKRYVEELPNVGGEEPLGKQIASS is encoded by the coding sequence ATGGCTCAAGCGACCCTCACTCTCACGATGCCCGAGGCGGTCTGGATTCAGCAGATATCGACGGACTATCCAGAATCGACGTTTCGGGTTCTGGCGGCCGTTCCCGGGTCCGACACAGGATTCGCCCTCGTCCGAATCGCCGGGCCGACGGTTCCCAACGTAGTCGAGGACATGGACGATCACCCGCAGATCACCGAACTCTCACTCGCCCAGTGGAGCGATAACGAGGCCACGGTTCACTTCGAAACCACCGCTCCGCTCTTGATGTTCTCCTCTCGAGAGTCAGGAATGCCGATCGAACTGCCTGTAGAAATTCAAGACGGCGAGGCGACGATAGAGGTCACCGGCTCCAGAAAGCGGCTCTCCGAACTCGCCGATCAACTCGAACAGTTCGGTCTCACGTATCAGATCGATCACGTTCGCGAGCGCCTCCACGAGAGCCAGTTACTCTCCGAGCGTCAACTCGAGGTGATCGCCGCTGCCGTCGACGCAGGTTACTACGATACGCCGCGGTGCTGTTCGCTAACGGAACTGGCCGGCAACCTCGACATCGCCAAATCGACCTGTAGCGAGACGCTCCATCGTGCCGAAGAAGCGGTGATCAAGCGGTACGTCGAGGAGCTGCCGAACGTCGGCGGCGAAGAACCACTTGGGAAGCAAATCGCAAGTTCGTGA